In Alkalihalobacillus sp. FSL W8-0930, a single window of DNA contains:
- a CDS encoding SGNH/GDSL hydrolase family protein, which produces MLKQDDTFVLIGDSITENGRFEDPQGIGIGYAALIHDYLMVKHPELHLAIYNRGISGNRVTDLEDRWQQDVLDLNPNWVSISIGVNDAWSQTKHPDRDQVYPELFEEIYDRLIRYTLEKTNARLILMEPTIIKEELDSEENQTLKPYIEAVHRLAIKYDAILVPTNQVFQTYLEAESNVPVTTDGVHMNSKGDVLMATAWIDAFNQSDNKQ; this is translated from the coding sequence ATGCTTAAACAGGATGATACCTTTGTATTAATAGGAGATAGTATCACTGAAAATGGACGTTTTGAGGATCCACAAGGGATTGGGATTGGATATGCTGCACTCATTCATGATTATTTAATGGTTAAGCACCCAGAACTACATCTTGCCATTTATAACAGAGGAATTAGTGGAAACCGAGTGACAGATCTTGAGGACAGATGGCAGCAGGATGTGTTAGATTTGAACCCGAATTGGGTCTCCATATCAATTGGCGTCAATGATGCTTGGAGTCAAACAAAGCATCCTGATCGAGACCAGGTTTACCCTGAATTGTTCGAAGAAATTTACGACCGACTGATTAGATACACACTTGAAAAAACAAATGCTAGGCTTATTCTAATGGAACCTACCATTATTAAAGAAGAATTGGATTCAGAAGAAAATCAAACGTTAAAACCCTATATAGAGGCCGTTCACAGACTTGCCATCAAGTATGATGCAATCCTAGTCCCAACAAATCAAGTGTTTCAAACCTATCTTGAAGCGGAATCAAATGTTCCTGTTACAACAGATGGTGTACATATGAACTCTAAAGGTGACGTTCTAATGGCCACCGCTTGGATTGATGCTTTTAACCAGAGCGATAACAAACAATAA
- the ytvI gene encoding sporulation integral membrane protein YtvI: MFNQVLVKRILTLIAILGIAVFVYFNFSYFSPIFFALLTAMIFEPFVKMLKKQLKTEKRLLPVTIVFLLFVLLGGYALYLTFTRVIRAIYDWSLDLPQYAREVQIFVDNFIISFNQTIAEIPQGNQIVREIERQSEGLFDRAVGITSDILAGITSLLTAVPNMLFVALVYLITLFLFSLDLPRLLNLFFNLFKMETASKLRYVFQRMSKVFLGYWKAQFILSVGVFVVTYVSLLFISPKSALIMSILIWLVDIIPLYVGPALILVPWGILAMVLGGTNTGLQLIILAAVLLIVRRIIEPKVLGDSIGLAALPTVLSMYFGYVFFGVMGLILGPFVYIAIRSAKEAGLFELKLTEDVPSQSIKK, from the coding sequence TTGTTTAATCAAGTTCTAGTCAAACGAATATTGACTTTGATTGCTATTCTTGGAATTGCTGTATTCGTGTATTTTAATTTTTCATACTTTTCACCAATCTTTTTTGCCTTGCTGACTGCGATGATTTTTGAGCCGTTTGTAAAAATGCTCAAAAAACAGTTGAAAACAGAGAAGAGATTGCTGCCCGTGACCATTGTCTTTCTGTTATTTGTCTTGTTAGGTGGTTACGCATTATATTTAACATTTACTAGGGTCATTCGTGCGATCTATGATTGGTCTTTGGATCTGCCACAGTATGCGCGAGAGGTTCAGATCTTTGTTGATAACTTTATTATTAGCTTTAATCAGACAATTGCTGAAATACCACAAGGAAATCAAATTGTTCGAGAGATTGAACGTCAGTCGGAAGGCCTGTTCGATCGAGCGGTAGGGATTACTTCTGATATTCTTGCGGGAATTACGTCTTTATTAACAGCCGTACCTAATATGCTCTTTGTTGCTTTGGTTTATCTTATCACCTTGTTTTTGTTTAGTTTAGACCTACCAAGGCTACTTAATTTGTTCTTTAATCTGTTTAAAATGGAAACTGCAAGTAAGCTTAGATATGTTTTTCAGCGTATGAGTAAAGTGTTTTTAGGATACTGGAAGGCTCAGTTTATTTTAAGTGTAGGCGTATTTGTGGTGACATACGTGAGCTTACTCTTTATTTCACCTAAATCTGCTTTAATTATGTCGATTTTAATTTGGCTAGTTGATATTATCCCTCTTTATGTGGGGCCAGCGTTGATACTTGTACCATGGGGCATTCTTGCAATGGTGCTTGGTGGAACCAATACAGGACTTCAGCTAATCATCTTGGCGGCTGTACTTTTAATTGTACGAAGAATTATTGAACCGAAAGTACTTGGAGATTCAATTGGACTTGCCGCATTGCCGACAGTGTTATCAATGTACTTTGGGTATGTATTCTTCGGTGTAATGGGCCTAATTCTTGGACCATTTGTCTATATCGCGATTCGTTCAGCTAAAGAAGCAGGATTGTTTGAATTAAAATTAACAGAAGATGTACCGAGTCAATCAATAAAAAAATAA
- a CDS encoding glucose 1-dehydrogenase, with the protein MDFKDKVVLITGAAGGIGIAAAKKFASEGAKLALVDLKRDVLEKAAKEVEAKDLLLLDGNVAKEEDVEAFVTKTKETYGRIDVFVNNAGINGQFNNLVDQTTENFEAVINVNLKGVFYGLKHVMRVMNEQKSGAIVNTASNGGLLGAPGMGLYVASKHGVIGLTKTAALEGAPNNIRVNAVAPSGVDTQMMRSIEANAELTGAKDPRKQFEASVPLNRYATSEEIANLMAFLASDDASFISGSYYRIDGGQGATSV; encoded by the coding sequence ATGGATTTTAAAGACAAAGTCGTATTAATTACAGGAGCTGCAGGAGGAATTGGGATTGCTGCTGCTAAGAAGTTTGCGAGTGAGGGTGCCAAGCTTGCTCTTGTTGATCTAAAACGTGATGTGCTAGAAAAAGCAGCCAAAGAAGTAGAAGCAAAGGACTTGCTATTACTTGATGGAAATGTGGCAAAAGAAGAAGATGTTGAAGCATTTGTTACAAAAACAAAAGAAACATATGGACGAATTGACGTCTTTGTAAACAATGCTGGAATTAATGGTCAATTCAACAATTTAGTAGATCAAACAACGGAGAACTTTGAAGCAGTAATCAATGTAAATCTTAAAGGTGTATTTTACGGCTTAAAACATGTAATGCGTGTGATGAATGAGCAAAAGAGTGGAGCGATTGTAAATACCGCTTCAAACGGGGGACTTCTAGGTGCACCAGGCATGGGCTTATATGTAGCATCAAAGCATGGTGTAATCGGTTTAACAAAAACAGCCGCGCTTGAAGGAGCTCCAAACAATATTCGTGTGAATGCAGTCGCTCCATCTGGTGTTGATACGCAAATGATGAGATCGATTGAAGCGAATGCCGAGCTTACTGGGGCAAAGGATCCAAGAAAACAATTTGAAGCGAGTGTTCCGCTAAATCGTTACGCAACGTCAGAAGAAATTGCAAATCTAATGGCCTTCCTTGCTTCCGATGACGCTTCATTTATCTCAGGATCGTACTACAGAATAGACGGTGGACAAGGCGCTACCTCTGTATAA